A region of Centropristis striata isolate RG_2023a ecotype Rhode Island chromosome 17, C.striata_1.0, whole genome shotgun sequence DNA encodes the following proteins:
- the LOC131989333 gene encoding high affinity immunoglobulin gamma Fc receptor I-like, whose protein sequence is MSENRGVYVVLWFSVAAVRIVPGRLQLFEYSSVSFSCEGFNVSAGWRVRNLKEFLRKCSNSTKTSAVTCTIDFAFASDSGEYWCEGPGGPRSKAVSITVTAGPVVLESPVLPVMEGDAVTLSCRTKTDASHLTADFYQDGRRIGTSSTRNMTIESVSTSHEGLYKCSISGAGESPQSWLAVRASPVLLESPVLPVMEGDAVTLSCRNKTSSSLPAVFYKDGLFIGSSSAGNMTVHSVYKSHEGLYKCSVPGVGESAGRWLAVTALHRETCPSWDHSIYLLLLLRTVFTIVMVALLLLLVGLLHCGKLTVTQK, encoded by the exons ATGTCTGAGAACCGAGGTGTTTATGTTGTTCTCTGGTTCTCTGTTGCAGCAGTCCGTATTGTTCCAGGCCGCCTGCAGCTCTTTGAGTACTCGTCTGTCTCCTTCAGCTGTGAGGGCTTCAATGTGTCAGCTGGCTGGAGAGTGAGGAACCTGAAGGAATTTCTTAGAAAATGTTCGAACAGCACAAAGACATCAGCTGTGACCTGCACCATTGACTTTGCCTTTGCATCAGACAGTGGAGAATACTGGTGTGAAGGTCCTGGAGGACCAAGAAGCAAAGCTGTCAGCATCACTGTTACTG CTGGTCCAGTGGTTCTGGAGAGTCCGGTCCTTCCTGTGATGGAGGGAGATGCTgtgactctgagctgcagaacCAAGACAGATGCCTCTCACCTCACAGCAGATTTCTATCAAGATGGCCGCCGTATCGGGACCAGTTCCACCAGGAACATGACCATAGAAAGTGTTTCCACGTCCCATGAAGGACTCTACAAGTGCAGCATCTCTGGAGCTGGAGAATCACCACAGAGCTGGCTGGCTGTCAGAG CCAGTCCTGTCCTGCTGGAGAGTCCGGTCCTCCCAGTGATGGAGGGAGACGCTgtgactctgagctgcagaaacaagACGTCCTCCAGCCTCCCAGCTGTCTTCTATAAAGACGGCCTCTTCATTGgcagcagctctgcaggaaACATGACCGTCCACAGTGTCTACAAGTCCCATGAAGGACTCTACAAGTGCAGCGTCCCTGGAGTTGGAGAATCAGCAGGAAGATGGCTGGCTGTTACAG CTCTTCACAGAGAGACTTGTCCCTCCTGGGATCACTCCatttatctcctcctcctcttgagGACGGTGTTCACCATAGTGATggtggctctgctgctgctgctggtgggacTGCTTCACTGTGGGAAACTCACAGTTACACAAAAATAG
- the LOC131989335 gene encoding low affinity immunoglobulin gamma Fc region receptor II-like: protein MECLNPVCCSVPAVRIVPGRLQLFEYSSVSFSCEGFNVSAGWRVRNLKEFLRKCSNSTKTSTVTCTIDYAYSSDSGEYWCEGPGGPRSKAVNITVSAGPVVLESPVLPVMEGDAVTLSCRTKTDASHLTADFYQDGRRIGTSSTRNMTLESVSTSHEGLYKCSISGAGESPQSWLAVRGTC, encoded by the exons ATGGAG tgtctGAACCCTGTATGTTGTTCTGTTCCAGCTGTGCGTATTGTTCCAGGCCGCCTGCAGCTCTTTGAGTACTCGTCTGTCTCCTTCAGCTGTGAGGGCTTCAATGTGTCAGCTGGCTGGAGAGTGAGGAACCTGAAGGAATTTCTTAGAAAATGTTCCAACAGCACAAAGACATCAACTGTGACCTGCACCATTGACTATGCCTATTCATCAGACAGTGGAGAATACTGGTGTGAAGGTCCTGGAGGACCAAGAAGCAAAGCTGTCAACATCACTGTCTCTG CTGGTCCAGTGGTTCTGGAGAGTCCGGTCCTTCCTGTGATGGAGGGAGATGCTgtgactctgagctgcagaacCAAGACAGATGCCTCTCACCTCACAGCAGATTTCTATCAAGATGGCCGCCGTATCGGGACCAGTTCCACCAGAAACATGACCCTAGAAAGTGTTTCCACGTCCCATGAAGGACTCTACAAGTGCAGCATCTCTGGAGCTGGAGAATCACCACAGAGCTGGCTGGCTGTCAGAGGTACATGTTGA
- the LOC131989336 gene encoding butyrophilin-like protein 10, producing MKIFSSLVVDFAVLFLVLIRSCGGQSQVVGPSQPIVAMVGDDTMLPCHLHPAVDVASLAVEWSRADLNPRFVHVRRDGVELLIDQNPSYIGRTSVSADKLKCGDLSLKLSKVKLSDDGSYRCYIPEMYKGSTVRLVIGAVSSPVIRITKDASGVTLLLDCESSGWYPEPEVLWLDGEGKLLSAGPTETVRGPDDLYTVSSRVTVEKSDSNSFTCRVHQKDTNHTTETHITVAAIHNLAPPYLSDLLHTATSTRSLRSSSSIHLTVPPARLTTMGSRAFSRSAPKLWNSLPPDIRNIDSFPQFKSSLKTHLFRIAFSL from the exons ATGAAGATCTTCAGTTCGTTGGTTGTTGATTTTGCTGTTCTCTTCCTGGTCCTAATACGCTCCTGCGGTG GTCAGTCTCAGGTGGTTGGTCCATCTCAGCCAATAGTGGCAATGGTTGGTGATGACACCATGTTGCCGTGTCACCTGCACCCTGCGGTGGATGTTGCCTCCCTGGCTGTGGAGTGGTCCAgagctgacctgaaccccagaTTTGTCCACGTGAGACGAGATGGTGTGGAGCTTCTGATTGACCAGAACCCGTCATACATAGGGAGAACGTCAGTGTCTGCTGACAAGCTGAAGTGTGGAGACCTTTCACTGAAACTCTCTAAAGTTAAATTATCCGATGACGGATCATATAGATGCTACATTCCAGAGATGTATAAAGGCTCGACTGTTCGACTTGTTATTG GTGCTGTCTCCTCCCCAGTTATCAGAATCACCAAAGATGCCAGTGGAGTGACTCTGCTGTTAGACTGTGAGTCTTCTGGCTGGTATCCAGAGCCTGAGGTGTTGTGGCTGGACGGTGAGGGaaagctcctctctgctggacctacagagacagtcagaggtCCTGATGACCTCTATActgtcagcagcagagtgactgTGGAGAAGAGTGACAGCAACAGCTTCACCTGTAGAGTCCACCAGAAGGACACCAAccacaccacagagacacacatcacTGTTGCAG CCATCCACAACCTTGCCCCTCCCTACCTGTCTGACCTCCTTCACACTGCCACCTCCACCCGCTCCCTCAGATCCTCCTCTTCCATCCACCTAACTGTCCCCCCTGCCCGGCTTaccaccatggggagcagagctttcagccgctctgctcccaAACTCTGGAACTCACTCCCACCGGACATCCGAAACATTGACTCCTTCCCTCAGTTCAAATCCTCtctcaaaacccaccttttcagGATAGCATTCTCACTATAG
- the LOC131989337 gene encoding sialoadhesin-like, with protein MLMTGLCCSQNAVYPRVVPNTQQLFEYETVVFNCEGPVTGWRVMKQIKAGETICAANWDTSTEPCTIKPAFTSDSGTYWCEAGEKRSSSINITVTAGSVILVSPALPVIEGESVTLSCRQKGSSNLTAEFYKDGFLIKRNSTGNMILQTVSKSDEGLYKCSISTTEESEESWLAVRAFHKDSPSTDVCCSHGTSLRISLIILLLALGSLVVLYYWRKR; from the exons ATGCTGATGACTGGTCTTTGTTGTTCACAGAATGCTG TCTATCCCCGTGTTGttccaaacacacagcagctcttTGAATACGAGACTGTTGTTTTCAACTGTGAGGGGCCTGTGACTGGCTGGAGAGTGATGAAACAGATCAAGGCAGGCGAAACGATATGTGCTGCTAACTGGGACACATCAACAGAACCGTGCACCATTAAACCTGCCTTCACCTCTGACAGCGGGACGTACTGGTGTGAAGCTGGAGAGAAGAGAAGCAGCTCCATCAACATCACGGTCACTG CTGGTTCTGTGATCCTGGTGAGTCCAGCGCTTCCTGTGATCGAAGGAGAATCTGTAACTCTGAGCTGCAGACAGAAAGGAAGCTCTAACCTCACAGCAGAGTTCTATAAAGATGGCTTCCTCATCAAGAGAAACTCTACAGGAAACATGATCCTTCAGACAGTTTCCAAGTCTGATGAAGGACTGTACAAGTGCAGCATCTCTACGACTGAAGAATCAGAAGAGAGCTGGCTGGCTGTCAGAG CTTTTCACAAAGACTCGCCCTCCACTGATGTTTGCTGTTCTCATGGCACCAGTCTACGgatttctttgatcattttattgctggCTCTGGGGTCGCTGGTGGTACTATATTACTGGAGGAAACGATAA